The Solidesulfovibrio sp. genomic sequence CAGCAGGCCCGCGTTTCGCGACAGCGCCCCGGCGTGCAGCTCCGGATAGCCGCCGCCCAGGTACAGGCCGTGAAGCCCCTCGGGCAGGGACGCGTCGGCCAGCGGCGAAAAGGGCACGATCGTAAGCCCCGCCGCTTCCAGAAGGCGCAGGTTCTCGGCGTAATAGAAGCAGAAGGCCCGGTCGCGGGCCACCCCCAGGCGCGGGCGCGCGGGGGAACGGGAGGGGGAGGGGGAACGGGAGGGGGGGAAGCCTCCGGCGGGGGGGGGGGGGGGGGGGGGGGGGGGGGGGGGGGGGGGGGGGGGGGGGGGGGGGGGGGGGGGGGGGGGGGGGGGGGGGGGGGGGCGGGGGCCGCGGGGGGGGGCCACGCCGCCGGCGGCCAGCGGGGGCGAGGCCCCCTCTGGACTCCCCGTCATAAGGGGGGAATCATCCGTGTCGTCGCGCCCAAGGGCAAGGGACGGCAGATCGGCCAGGAGGGCGTCGAGGTCGCAGTGGGCCTCGATCCAGTCGGCCAGGGCGTCCAGGCGCAAGGCGGCGGCCGCGTCGTCCTCGGCCGTGACCAGGCCCAGATGGCGCGAGGCCATGGCCAGCTCGGCCCGCCGGGGCAGCACGCCCCGAAGCGGCGTGTCGGGCAGGTTGGCCGCCATGACCTCGCGCAAAAGCTGGGCGTGGGAGGGGCTGCCGGCGTTGTTGAGCAGCACGCCGCAAAAGGCCAGGTCCGGCTCGAAGGCCAGGTAGCCGCCCACCAGCGCCGCCGCCGAGCGGGCCATGGCGGCCGCGTCGGCCACGAGCAGCACCGGCAACCCCAGCAGCCGGGCCAGGGAGGCCGAGGAACCGGCCGCGTCCACGGCCGCGTAGCCATCGAAAAGGCCCATCACGCCCTCGACCACGGCCACGTCGACGCCGGCGGCGTGGCGGGCGAAAATGCGCCGCGTACCCTCCCCGCCGCACATCCAGTCGTCGAGGTTGTGGCTGGGCCGGCCCGTGGCCAGGGCATGGTGGCCGGGATCGATGAAGTCCGGGCCGGCCTTGAAGGCCCCCACCCGCAGGCCGCGCCGGGAAAGCGCCCGCAAAAGCCCCAGCGTCACGGACGTCTTGCCGCAGCCGCTACGCGTGCCGGCCACGAGCAGGCCGCGCGGGGCATGGGAGGGAGGTGGCATGGCGCGGTGCCGTGCGGCCCGGGTCCCCGGGGCCGGGGTTATTCGTCCTTGAGGGTGCGGGTCATGAGTTCGCGCACGGCCAGGGACGGGTCCTTGTCCTGGTAGAGGATGGCGTAGACCTGTTCGGTCAGCGGCATTTCGACATTGATTTTCTCGCGCAGCGCATGGACGGCCTCGGTGGTCTTGACGCCCTCGGCCACCATCTTCATTTCGGCCAATATGTCCAGGAGCTTTTGCCCCTTGGCCAGGCGCAACCCGACCTGGCGGTTGCGCGAGAGGTCCCCGGTGCAGGTCAGCACCAGGTCGCCCATGCCGGAAAGGCCCATGAAGGTCTGGCGGTCGCCGCCCATGGCCTTGCCGAGCCTGCTCATCTCGGTGAGGCCCCGGGTGATGAGCGCCGCCCGGGCGTTGGCCCCAAATCCCAGCCCGTCGGCCACGCCGGCGGCGATGGCGATGATGTTCTTGATGGCCCCGCCAAGCTCCACGCCGCGCACGTCCGAGGAGGTGTAGATCCGGAAATACGGCGTGGACAGGGCTTCCTGGACTTCCTTGCCGGCCTTTTTGTCCTTGCAGGCCAGGGTCACGGCCGTGGGCATCTCGCGGATGACCTCGTAGGCGAAGGTCGGCCCCGAAAGCATGGCGAAACGCGGCTTGAGGCTCGCCAGGGCGTCCTCGCAGACCTGGGACATGGTCATGAGGCTGTCGAGCTCGATGCCTTTGCTCGCGCAGATGACCACCGGGCTTTTGGGCATGTACTTCTGGAAGCGCTGGTAGGCGTTGCGGATGAACTGGCAGGGCACGGCGAACAGGAAATGGCGGACATCCTCGGCCACGGCCGCCGGGTCGGTGCTGACCTCGAGGCTGTCGGCCAGGGGCCTGTCGGGCAGGTACCAGGAATTCCTGCGGGTGGTGCGGATCTCGTGCATCACCGCCTGTTCGCGCACCCAAAGCCGGGTGTCGTTGCCCTTTTTCGCCAAAAGGTCGGCCAGGGTCGTACCCCAGCTGCCGCCGCCGATCACCGCGATCTTCATGCTCTCCGCCTCCGGTTGTCCCCCGCGCCGCGCCTGGCCGCAGGAGCGCGCCGTGTCGCGCCGGTGTTGCTTCTAGCACACAAAGCCGGTAGAGACAAAGGCTTTCCGGACACAGCCTCGGGAGGGAACGCATGAGCGGGACTGGCGCGGCCACGGCGCTTTCGGACCTGGACAGGGAAATCCTCAAACGCGTGCAGGGGACGCTGCCGGACTCGGCCACGCCCTACGCCGACATCGCCGCCGCCGTGGGCACGGACGAGGCCCATGTCCTGGGGCTTTTGTCCC encodes the following:
- a CDS encoding cobyrinate a,c-diamide synthase; this translates as MPPPSHAPRGLLVAGTRSGCGKTSVTLGLLRALSRRGLRVGAFKAGPDFIDPGHHALATGRPSHNLDDWMCGGEGTRRIFARHAAGVDVAVVEGVMGLFDGYAAVDAAGSSASLARLLGLPVLLVADAAAMARSAAALVGGYLAFEPDLAFCGVLLNNAGSPSHAQLLREVMAANLPDTPLRGVLPRRAELAMASRHLGLVTAEDDAAAALRLDALADWIEAHCDLDALLADLPSLALGRDDTDDSPLMTGSPEGASPPLAAGGVAPPRGPRPPPPPPPPPPPPPPPPPPPPPPPPPPPPAGGFPPSRSPSPSRSPARPRLGVARDRAFCFYYAENLRLLEAAGLTIVPFSPLADASLPEGLHGLYLGGGYPELHAGALSRNAGLLGAVREFCASGRPVVAECGGFMYLMASLADLSGQTFPMADVFPFRAAMGERFAALGYRAVTTTAATPLGPAGTRLRGHEFHYSHLTGDTGEVADVYAATGRQGPIPGRHGFLRRATLGSYIHLHLGGSPQAAWHFARACREAP
- a CDS encoding NAD(P)H-dependent glycerol-3-phosphate dehydrogenase; the protein is MKIAVIGGGSWGTTLADLLAKKGNDTRLWVREQAVMHEIRTTRRNSWYLPDRPLADSLEVSTDPAAVAEDVRHFLFAVPCQFIRNAYQRFQKYMPKSPVVICASKGIELDSLMTMSQVCEDALASLKPRFAMLSGPTFAYEVIREMPTAVTLACKDKKAGKEVQEALSTPYFRIYTSSDVRGVELGGAIKNIIAIAAGVADGLGFGANARAALITRGLTEMSRLGKAMGGDRQTFMGLSGMGDLVLTCTGDLSRNRQVGLRLAKGQKLLDILAEMKMVAEGVKTTEAVHALREKINVEMPLTEQVYAILYQDKDPSLAVRELMTRTLKDE